The window CCAGCAACACGGTCCAGGTTTTGAATACGCCACGTTTCTCGGTGGCGGCCAAGGAGTGAATCAATGCGGTGCCAACCAGCCAGGGCATAAATGACGCGTTTTCGACCGGGTCCCAAAACCACCAGCCGCCCCAGCCCAATTCGTAATAAGCCCACCAGCTACCTAGCGTGATACCCACGGTCAAAAACATCCAAGCGATGTTAGTCCAAGGCCGCGACCAGCGTGCCCAAGCTGCATCCAGCCGACCTTCCAATAATGCGGCGATGGAAAACGCGAAGGCCACAGAGAAGCCGACATAGCCCATGTACAACATCGGCGGATGGATGGCCAAGCCTGGATCTTGCAGCAATGGATTCAAATCCCGGCCTTCGGCTGGAAAAGGAAACAAACGCTCGAAAGGGTTGGATGTCAGCAATAAAAACAAAATAAAGCCGATACTGACCAACCCCATTACCCCCAACACGCGAGCTCGGGTGGCATCGGGAATGTGCTGGCTAAAGGCCGCGACTAGTGCGGTCCAAATCGATAGAGTCAAAGCCCATAGTAATAAAGAACCTTCGTGCGCGCCCCATACCCCGGAAATAAGATAAATCAGCGGCAGTGCGGTATTGGAGTTTTGCGCAACATAAGCCACGGAAAAATCATGGCTGATGAAGCTGGCGGTCAAGCAGCCGTATGCCAAACCCATGAATAGCAATTGCCCGAACGCGGCAGGTCTGGCGACATGCACCCAGCCGGTGATCGATTTGGCTGCGCCGAAGATCGGCAAGACGCCTTGTACAATCGCCATGCACAAGGCCAGAATTAAGGCGAAGTGGCCGATTTCAGGGATCATGGTTGCGCCGCCGGTTTTTTCAAGCTGCCAGCCACTTCCGGCGGCATGTAGTTCTCATCGTGTTTGGCCAGCACTTCCTCGGCCACGAACACGCCGCGCCCATCGAGGGCCCCCTTAGCGACGATACCCTGCCCTTCCCTAAACAAATCCGGCAAGATACCTGAATATTCCACCGTCACTTCCTTTTCGAAATCGCTGAGTTTAAAGCGCACCAACAAATCGGCGTTGGGCCGCTCCACACTGCCTTTCACCACCATCCCACCCAAGCGAAATACCGCGTTGTTCGGCGCTTTACCGGCAGCAACATCGCTGGTGGAGAAAAAATACATCAGGTTTTCGTTAAAGGCTTTTAACGCAAATGTTGCGGCCAAACCTAGGCCCGCCAACATCAGGATGATCAGAAACAAGCGCTGTTTTCGGATTGGTTTCATCGCGCTTGTGACCGTTTTTGTTTGATGGTGAGTTCACGTAGCAGTTGTTTGCGCTGCAACACCGGCATTACGATATTGACCACCAACACTAATGCAGTCACGCCGTAAGCCGGCCAAACGTAGACGGCGTAACCGCCCATGTATAAAAAGCTTTCCCAGCTCATGTTTGTTTCTCCAACAGCGCCTTCACCCATTGCGAGCTGGTTTCGCGCTTCAGTAATTCCAGCTTGGCGGCCTGTAATACCGCAATCAGATAATAGAATTTGAAAGCCACCGCCATCAGCAACAGGGGTACCAACATGCTGACGTGTATGGAAGGTTTATCCATTTTGCTGACCGTCGGGCCTTGATGCAGCGTGTTCCACCATTGCACCGAGTAATGGATAATCGGGATGTTCACCACGCCCACCAGTGCCAGAATCGAGACCGCTCGCGCCGCCGCCCGCTTTTCTTCAATGGCGCCGTACAAACTGATCACACCCAGATACAAAAACAACAGGATCAATTCTGAGGTTAAGCGCGCATCCCATACCCACCATGTGCCCCACATGGGTTTACCCCACAGCGATCCGGTCACCAAAGCAACAAAGGTAAAGCCGGCGCCAATCGGCGCACTACTGATCAGCATCACCTCTGCCAGTTTCATGCGCCAGATCAAAGCGATCCCGCCCATTACCGCCATCAGCACGTAAATAAACAAGGACATCCAGGCCGCCGGCACATGGATATAAATGATCCGGTAACTATCGCCCTGTTGATAATCGGTAGGCGCCAGATAAAGCCCGCCATACAGGCCAGCACCGAGCAACACTAGAAAAATAACCGTCAGCCAAGGGATGAAGCGATCCGCCAAGGCATAAAAATACGGTGGCGACGAAGTACGATGAAAAAACCGGCTAACCGGTGCAGGGATCCAAGACATCAATTAACACTCATTTTTAACGCGGCGGCCGTTGGCAACGGCACCAGTACCAGTGCCGACAGCAACATAGCCAATAAAATATTCAACTGGGCGTCGACCGGCAAGCCGCTGGCTGCCCTATCGACAGCGCCGCTAGCGAAGATCAGTACCGGCACATACAAAGGCAAAACCAGTAAAGACAACAACATGCCCCCCCTGCGCAAACCGACTGTCAACGCCACGCCGATGGCGCCGATCAAGCTCAGTAGCGGAGTAGCTAAGATCAACGTCAGCCATAAAGTTCCCATCGCTTGCTCGGGCAAGCCCAAAAACACCGCCAGTAACGGTGCTACCAGCAATAAAGGCAAACCGGTAACCAGCCAGTGGGCGATGATTTTGCCCAATACCAAGATCGATAAGGGCTGCGGACTGAGCAACATTTGCTCCAGCGAGCCGTCATCAAAATCGCTACGAAACAAGCCATCCAAGGATAACAAGGCCGCCAATAATGCAGAAACCCAAATCACACCCGGCGCCATAGCCCGCAATAAATTAGGTTGCGCGCCCACCGCCAGCGGGAATAAGGTCACCACTAACACGAAAAAAAATAGCGGATTGGCCATTTCCGCGCGACGTCGAAACGCCAGCAACAAATCACGGCGAATGAGCGCCCAAAAAGCCTGAACTATTGGCATGCTTGCAGATGGATGCGTTTCAGATTGAGATCGGCCATGCTTAGATCGTGGTGAGAGGTCAAAACAGCCATACCGCCTTGGGCAATATGCTCGGCCATCAGCGATTCTATCAATTTGATGCCTTGCCTATCCAATGAGGTGAAAGGTTCGTCGAGTATCCACAGCAAATTATGCGTAATCAACAAGCGAGCCAAGGACAGGCGCCGCTTTTGGCCCGCTGAAAGGGTATGCACGGGATTGTCGTCGAATCCGGCCAGCTGCACTTTGTCCAAGGCTTGTTCGATGCTGTATTTACCGGCGCTGCCCAGCGCCAACGCAAACTTAAGGTTTTCCAACACGGTCAGTTCCTTTTTTGTGCCGTCGGCGTGACCGACATAAGCCATGTCGTCGTAATAACTACTGTCGGCGATTTTGCTGCCGCACCAATATATGTCACCGGCATCGGCTTCTCTAAATCCGCATAGGATGCGCAATAGAGAGGTTTTGCCGCTGCCGTTGGCGCCTTCCAGCAATAACACTTCCCCGGGGTGCAATGCGAAACTCAGATCGGAAAACAACAAACGCTCATCACGAAAACACGATAACTCACTGGCTTGCAGCGAAGCGTGTTGCGAGTTTTCCATTCATCCATCCTTAGGCTGACACATTACGAGGGGCGCTATCTTATCATTAAGCCCGGCATAGTTCGCAATTTGCCGACAGAGAAAATCTTCCCAATTATGCGATAATCGGGCCCGTTTTGATTTATCGCAGATACCGGAGATTTTGCATGACCGCATTGATAGGCATCATCATGGGTTCCACCTCGGATTGGGAAACCATGCAACATGCAGCGCAAACCCTAGAACACCTTGATATTCCGCATGAAGTGGAAGTGGTTTCGGCCCATCGCACCCCCGACAAGTTGTTTAAATATGCGGAAACTGCGGAAGGCAAAGGTTTGGAAGTGATCATAGCCGGCGCCGGCGGTGCCGCGCATTTACCGGGCATGACAGCCGCTAAAACCGCGCTGCCAGTATTGGGTGTGCCTGTGCAATCAAAAGCATTGAACGGTATGGATTCTTTATTATCCATCGTGCAAATGCCGGCCGGCATTCCGGTGGGCACCTTGGCCATCGGCAAGGCCGGTGCCATCAATGCCGCATTGCTGGCCGCCGCGATTATCAGCAATAAACATCCGCAATACCGCCCAGCTCTGGATGCGTATCGTCAACAACAAACCGACAGCGTGATTGCTACCCCCGACCCAAGACAGGTGGCAGGATGAAAATTGGCATTTTGGGTGGCGGCCAGCTCGCCAGAATGATTGCCTTGGCCGGTTATCCGCTGGGATTGAAATTTATCGTCCTCGATCCCGATCCCAATGCCGGTGCTGCCGGTTTAAGCGAACATCTGTTAGGAGCTTACGACGACCCGGACTTATTGGCGGAACTGGCCGAGAAAGCTGACATCGTCACTTACGAATTCGAAAACGTGCCTGCGCATGTCGCCGAATTCCTGTCCAGCCATACCACTGTATACCCACCCGCCGGCGCGTTGGCCGTTGCACAAGACCGCCTTCTGGAAAAGAATTTCTTCAAAGACTTGGGTATTCGCACCGCACCGTTCGCGGCCATCGATAGCCTGGTAGATTTACAAAAAGCCATGCCATACATCGGCTATCCGGCTATTTTGAAAAGCCGGCGCATGGGCTATGACGGCAAAGGCCAGGTGGTTATAAAATCGGCCGACGAACTGGAATCAGCCTGGCAAAGCATGCAAGGCGCCGCCTCCATCGTCGAAGGTTTCGTGCCGTTTCAGCGCGAAGTGTCGATTATCGCGGGCCGCAGTCCATCCGGCGAAATTGCCTACTACCCTTTGTCTGAAAATCAACATCGCGGCGGCATTTTGCGCGTTGCCGAATGTTGCGCTAACGATCCCGAACAAGCGATTGCCGAAAAGTACGTCAGTTTATTGCTGGAAAAACTGGATTATGTTGGCGTGATTGCGCTGGAATTATTTGACCTGAATGGTGAGTTATTGGCCAACGAATTCGCGCCGCGCGTGCATAATTCCGGCCACTGGACGATAGAAGGCTCGGAAACCAGTCAATTCGAAAATCACTTGCGAGCGATTCTGGATTTACCGCTGGGCTCGACGAAACCGCGCGGTTATGCGGGCATGGTGAATTTTATCGGTGGTCTGGCCGACGACTCGTTACTGCTAAACATCCCCAACGCGCATTTGCATCTTTACGATAAAACCCCGCGCAAGGGCCGAAAAGTGGCGCATGCCACGATCAGAACCGATTCTGAAACCACCTACCGGGAAGCGTTGCAGCATTTGGCCGATCTGGCGCTGGCTGTCGACGAATCATGATCTCTTAGCTTGAATCTGGGCGGTTTTGGCATGCAAACCAAAATCGCTCCGCAAAACATAGAGGCCACAACCATGAAAAAAATTTTGTTCTTGTTGTTCATATTGGCCGGCATCGCCATCGCGGCATTTGTAATTTTTAATCCTGCCCCTGCCACCTATAAATCGCAAGGCGATATTCCTTATTCCGACTTCATCCAGGATGTGCGCGGCAAAATGGTAGCCGAAGTGGTGATCGACGGCCGAGCCATCGATGGCCTGAGGCATAACGGCACGCGTTTTACCGCATATAGCCCCGG of the Methylomonas sp. MK1 genome contains:
- the ccmB gene encoding heme exporter protein CcmB, whose protein sequence is MPIVQAFWALIRRDLLLAFRRRAEMANPLFFFVLVVTLFPLAVGAQPNLLRAMAPGVIWVSALLAALLSLDGLFRSDFDDGSLEQMLLSPQPLSILVLGKIIAHWLVTGLPLLLVAPLLAVFLGLPEQAMGTLWLTLILATPLLSLIGAIGVALTVGLRRGGMLLSLLVLPLYVPVLIFASGAVDRAASGLPVDAQLNILLAMLLSALVLVPLPTAAALKMSVN
- the ccmE gene encoding cytochrome c maturation protein CcmE, with amino-acid sequence MKPIRKQRLFLIILMLAGLGLAATFALKAFNENLMYFFSTSDVAAGKAPNNAVFRLGGMVVKGSVERPNADLLVRFKLSDFEKEVTVEYSGILPDLFREGQGIVAKGALDGRGVFVAEEVLAKHDENYMPPEVAGSLKKPAAQP
- a CDS encoding 5-(carboxyamino)imidazole ribonucleotide synthase translates to MKIGILGGGQLARMIALAGYPLGLKFIVLDPDPNAGAAGLSEHLLGAYDDPDLLAELAEKADIVTYEFENVPAHVAEFLSSHTTVYPPAGALAVAQDRLLEKNFFKDLGIRTAPFAAIDSLVDLQKAMPYIGYPAILKSRRMGYDGKGQVVIKSADELESAWQSMQGAASIVEGFVPFQREVSIIAGRSPSGEIAYYPLSENQHRGGILRVAECCANDPEQAIAEKYVSLLLEKLDYVGVIALELFDLNGELLANEFAPRVHNSGHWTIEGSETSQFENHLRAILDLPLGSTKPRGYAGMVNFIGGLADDSLLLNIPNAHLHLYDKTPRKGRKVAHATIRTDSETTYREALQHLADLALAVDES
- a CDS encoding heme ABC transporter permease → MSWIPAPVSRFFHRTSSPPYFYALADRFIPWLTVIFLVLLGAGLYGGLYLAPTDYQQGDSYRIIYIHVPAAWMSLFIYVLMAVMGGIALIWRMKLAEVMLISSAPIGAGFTFVALVTGSLWGKPMWGTWWVWDARLTSELILLFLYLGVISLYGAIEEKRAAARAVSILALVGVVNIPIIHYSVQWWNTLHQGPTVSKMDKPSIHVSMLVPLLLMAVAFKFYYLIAVLQAAKLELLKRETSSQWVKALLEKQT
- the ccmD gene encoding heme exporter protein CcmD, with product MSWESFLYMGGYAVYVWPAYGVTALVLVVNIVMPVLQRKQLLRELTIKQKRSQAR
- the purE gene encoding 5-(carboxyamino)imidazole ribonucleotide mutase; its protein translation is MTALIGIIMGSTSDWETMQHAAQTLEHLDIPHEVEVVSAHRTPDKLFKYAETAEGKGLEVIIAGAGGAAHLPGMTAAKTALPVLGVPVQSKALNGMDSLLSIVQMPAGIPVGTLAIGKAGAINAALLAAAIISNKHPQYRPALDAYRQQQTDSVIATPDPRQVAG
- the ccmA gene encoding cytochrome c biogenesis heme-transporting ATPase CcmA, with the translated sequence MENSQHASLQASELSCFRDERLLFSDLSFALHPGEVLLLEGANGSGKTSLLRILCGFREADAGDIYWCGSKIADSSYYDDMAYVGHADGTKKELTVLENLKFALALGSAGKYSIEQALDKVQLAGFDDNPVHTLSAGQKRRLSLARLLITHNLLWILDEPFTSLDRQGIKLIESLMAEHIAQGGMAVLTSHHDLSMADLNLKRIHLQACQ